One Bradysia coprophila strain Holo2 chromosome IV unlocalized genomic scaffold, BU_Bcop_v1 contig_144, whole genome shotgun sequence DNA window includes the following coding sequences:
- the LOC119071292 gene encoding uncharacterized protein LOC119071292 isoform X1 produces MPMHAVGIHSAMAIKRQRKRRDEQRRAKERRYSIQSSESGDTQHSPHGSTRRKYRHPAAHSAGNGMLDTKVVTSIGMLHIGVVFVVFGIFLLGAGILPDDISTWNLFGKNTWWNELVCTGLFAIGLGIFLIVLNCLISKREEDDLEEYVQRQLTRSRSGHRLERDLETGGLTTRHNRRIKSHQVMEEDNLSQSNVTPITSEMITPTTPQDIGISGDMLLEKILEEDSIYGDDRTRDNLSPIGGNDTKYLLGNGHTVNITRI; encoded by the exons CCATGCACGCTGTGGGTATTCATTCCGCTATGGCGATCAAGCGCCAGCGGAAAAGGAGGGACGAACAACGACGGGCCAAGGAGCGTAGATATAGTATACAGAGCTCGGAAAGTGGTGACACTCAACATTCACCGCACGGTTCGACTAGACGAAAGTATCGACATCCGGCTGCTCATTCGGCAGGCAATGGAATGCTAGATACAAAG GTAGTAACAAGCATCGGAATGCTACATATCGGCgtagtttttgttgttttcggaATATTTTTGCTAGGCGCTGGAATATTGCCAGACGATATTTCAACGTGGAATCTTTTCG GTAAAAATACATGGTGGAACGAGCTGGTTTGCACGGGTTTATTCGCTATCGGTTTAggcatatttttgattgttCTGAACTGTTTGATCAGCAAACGGGAAGAGGACGATTTAGAGGAATACGTTCAGCGACAGTTGACACGATCCCGATCTGGACATCGTTTGGAAAGAGATCT TGAAACTGGAGGCTTGACCACACGTCATAATCGTCGCATTAAATCACATCAAGTAATGGAAGAGGATAACTTATCACAATCAAACGTCACTCCGATAACAAGTGAAATGATAACTCCGACTACCCCGCAAG ATATCGGGATTTCAGGTGATATGTTGTTAGAGAAAATTTTAGAGGAAGATAGCATTTATGGTGATGATAGGACACGTGACAATTTATCACCCATTGGCGGTAACGATACCAAATATTTACTCGGCAATGGTCACACCGTTAATATCACCAGAATTTAA
- the LOC119071292 gene encoding uncharacterized protein LOC119071292 isoform X2: MHAVGIHSAMAIKRQRKRRDEQRRAKERRYSIQSSESGDTQHSPHGSTRRKYRHPAAHSAGNGMLDTKVVTSIGMLHIGVVFVVFGIFLLGAGILPDDISTWNLFGKNTWWNELVCTGLFAIGLGIFLIVLNCLISKREEDDLEEYVQRQLTRSRSGHRLERDLETGGLTTRHNRRIKSHQVMEEDNLSQSNVTPITSEMITPTTPQDIGISGDMLLEKILEEDSIYGDDRTRDNLSPIGGNDTKYLLGNGHTVNITRI, translated from the exons ATGCACGCTGTGGGTATTCATTCCGCTATGGCGATCAAGCGCCAGCGGAAAAGGAGGGACGAACAACGACGGGCCAAGGAGCGTAGATATAGTATACAGAGCTCGGAAAGTGGTGACACTCAACATTCACCGCACGGTTCGACTAGACGAAAGTATCGACATCCGGCTGCTCATTCGGCAGGCAATGGAATGCTAGATACAAAG GTAGTAACAAGCATCGGAATGCTACATATCGGCgtagtttttgttgttttcggaATATTTTTGCTAGGCGCTGGAATATTGCCAGACGATATTTCAACGTGGAATCTTTTCG GTAAAAATACATGGTGGAACGAGCTGGTTTGCACGGGTTTATTCGCTATCGGTTTAggcatatttttgattgttCTGAACTGTTTGATCAGCAAACGGGAAGAGGACGATTTAGAGGAATACGTTCAGCGACAGTTGACACGATCCCGATCTGGACATCGTTTGGAAAGAGATCT TGAAACTGGAGGCTTGACCACACGTCATAATCGTCGCATTAAATCACATCAAGTAATGGAAGAGGATAACTTATCACAATCAAACGTCACTCCGATAACAAGTGAAATGATAACTCCGACTACCCCGCAAG ATATCGGGATTTCAGGTGATATGTTGTTAGAGAAAATTTTAGAGGAAGATAGCATTTATGGTGATGATAGGACACGTGACAATTTATCACCCATTGGCGGTAACGATACCAAATATTTACTCGGCAATGGTCACACCGTTAATATCACCAGAATTTAA
- the LOC119071292 gene encoding uncharacterized protein LOC119071292 isoform X3, with product MPMHAVGIHSAMAIKRQRKRRDEQRRAKERRYSIQSSESGDTQHSPHGSTRRKYRHPAAHSAGNGMLDTKVVTSIGMLHIGVVFVVFGIFLLGAGILPDDISTWNLFGKNTWWNELVCTGLFAIGLGIFLIVLNCLISKREEDDLEEYVQRQLTRSRSGHRLERDLETGGLTTRHNRRIKSHQVMEEDNLSQSNVTPITSEMITPTTPQGNPEYV from the exons CCATGCACGCTGTGGGTATTCATTCCGCTATGGCGATCAAGCGCCAGCGGAAAAGGAGGGACGAACAACGACGGGCCAAGGAGCGTAGATATAGTATACAGAGCTCGGAAAGTGGTGACACTCAACATTCACCGCACGGTTCGACTAGACGAAAGTATCGACATCCGGCTGCTCATTCGGCAGGCAATGGAATGCTAGATACAAAG GTAGTAACAAGCATCGGAATGCTACATATCGGCgtagtttttgttgttttcggaATATTTTTGCTAGGCGCTGGAATATTGCCAGACGATATTTCAACGTGGAATCTTTTCG GTAAAAATACATGGTGGAACGAGCTGGTTTGCACGGGTTTATTCGCTATCGGTTTAggcatatttttgattgttCTGAACTGTTTGATCAGCAAACGGGAAGAGGACGATTTAGAGGAATACGTTCAGCGACAGTTGACACGATCCCGATCTGGACATCGTTTGGAAAGAGATCT TGAAACTGGAGGCTTGACCACACGTCATAATCGTCGCATTAAATCACATCAAGTAATGGAAGAGGATAACTTATCACAATCAAACGTCACTCCGATAACAAGTGAAATGATAACTCCGACTACCCCGCAAGGTAATCCTGAATATGTTTGA